Within Dysgonomonas sp. HDW5A, the genomic segment AATACCGTTGGCGCTAATGCCCAGAAGAATGAAAAGCCATCCACCCAATACTCCCCCGATAATACCTACAATAAGATTGACAATTAAGCCAAATCCTTTCCCTTTAAATATTTTCCCGGCAGCAAACCCTGCTATAATTCCAATGATGATTGACCAGATAAATCCCATATTCTAAATTTATTAAATGGTGTATTTCATATATAAACAAATATTAAAGTGATATTGTTTGAGCAATAAATGCGGTGTATTTTTTGTACCTTTGTGCCTCCAAAAAGGTATCCTACCTTTTAATAATTTGCAAGTATGCCAACACTTAGTTGTTGTATTGCCGAAATAGATCATTAAACACTGTCATTTACTTAATACATGTCAGAAGAAAAAAATATACTCATAAAAGGAGCAAGAGTCAATAACCTCAAAAATATTGATGTCGAAATTCCCCGCAATAAGTTTGTTGTTATCACAGGATTATCGGGGTCCGGTAAATCCTCTTTAGCTTTCGACACTTTATATGCCGAAGGACAAAGGCGTTACGTGGAAAGTTTATCTTCCTATGCCCGTCAGTTTTTGGGAAGGATGAACAAGCCCGAATGCGACTATATCAAAGGGATTCCGCCGGCTATTGCTATCGAGCAAAAAGTAAGCTCACGCAATCCTCGTTCTACTGTCGGAACATCTACCGAGATATATGAATACCTGCGTTTGTTGTTTGCCCGTATAGGAAAAACCATATCGCCTATTTCCGGAGAGATTGTAAAGAAGCATCAGGTAAAAGATATTACCGATAAGATGCTTACTTATCCCGAAGGTACCCGACTGGTTGTTCTTTCAAAAATTATTTTACGCGAGAATCGTAAAATGGAAGAGCAATTGGACATTCTTCAAAAAGAAGGATTTTCGCGGGTAGAATCTAAAGGAGAGTTTATTCGAATAGATGAATTGCTTAAATCTAAAGAAGTTCTTGATCCCTCTCAGGTTTTACTGGTGATAGACCGTTTATCGACATCGGCAGATAAGGCAACATTAAACCGATTCTCAGAATCAGTCGAAACCGCTTTCTTTGAAGGAGAAGGAGAATGTATAATTAAGTATTATACAGAATCGGGAATCGAAAGTTACGATTACTCAAAACGCTTCGAAGCAGATGGAGTTCAGTTCGAAGAGCCAACCGATATGATGTTCAGTTTCAACAGCCCAGTAGGAGCATGTCCTCATTGCGAAGGATTCGGATTGGTGCTTGGAATTGATGAAGACCTCGTGATCCCCAATAAAGGATTATCCGTATATGACGATGCTGTTTTCTGCTGGAAAGGCGAGAAGATGAGCGAATGGAAAAACGAATTTATACATTCAACGGCGAGCCGTGATTTTCCCATTCATCGTCCTTATTTTAAACTGACCGAAAAAGATAAAGATTTACTTTGGCACGGAGCACCCGGTGTAATGGGTATCGATGCATTCTTTAAAATGCTCGAAGAGAATCAATATAAGATACAGTATCGGGTAATGCTGGCCCGTTATCGTGGGAAAACGACTTGTCCGACCTGTAAGGGTTCACGTTTGAAGCCTCAGGCTTTATATGTGAAAATCGGAGGAAGTTCTATTGCCGATTTAGTCCTTATGCCGGTGTCTGAATTAAAAATATTTTTCGATCAGCTGGAGCTGGATGAAACAGATGCAGCAGTGGGAAAACGTTTGCTTACCGAAATTCGTAGCCGTATACAATTCCTTCTGAATGTAGGTTTAGGATATTTGACACTTAACCGTCTGTCTAACTCTTTATCGGGAGGAGAAAGCCAGCGTATCAATCTCGCAACTTCTCTGGGAAGTAGCTTAGTGGGGTCATTGTATATATTGGATGAACCCAGTATCGGATTGCACTCCAGAGATACCGATTTGTTGATAAAGGTATTACGTGATTTACAAGGGTTGGGAAATACGGTTGTCGTTGTAGAACATGATGAAGAGATAATCCGTGCAGCCGATTATATTATAGATATCGGTCCTCAGGCAGGGCGATTAGGCGGAGAACTTGTTTATCAGGGTTCGTTAGCTAACCTTGATAAAAATAGTAACAGTCATACTGTACGCTATCTCAATGGCGAAGAAACTATAGCTGTACCTGCTAAAACACGTAAATGGAATAATTTTATTGAAATAAAAGGTGCTAGACAAAATAATCTTCAAAACGTAGATGTTAAGTTCCCTCTGAATGTGATGACTGTAGTTACAGGAGTCAGCGGATCGGGAAAATCTTCATTGGTTTGTGATGTATTTTACAATGCACTTCAAAAACATTATAAGGGATCGAGTGACCGTATCGTTCAGTTTAATGAGTTGGTAGGTGATCTGAAGATGATCAAGAATGTCGAAATGGTTGACCAGAATCCTATCGGTCGATCGTCACGATCCAATCCTGTTACTTATATCAAAGCATACGATGAGATAAGGAAGCTTTTTGCCGATCAGCAATTGTCGAAACAAATGAGTTTTACACCTGCTTTCTTCTCCTTTAATGTCGAAGGTGGTAGATGCGAAGAATGTAAAGGAGATGGTAAAACTACCATCGAGATGCAATTCATGGCAGATATTACACTCGAGTGTGAAGCATGTAAAGGAAAACGCTTCAAACAAGAAATACTCGAAGTTGAATATCGTGGTTCTAGCATCTATGATGTATTAGAGATGACGGTAGATCAAGCGATAGAATTCTTTGAAGAGGGTAAAGGCAGCACCGAGAAAAAAATCGTAAAACGTCTTAAAACGCTTCAGGAAGTAGGACTTGGATATATAAAGATGGGGCAGGCTTCCTCTACACTTTCGGGTGGAGAAAACCAACGGGTAAAACTGGCTTCATATCTGGGTGAAGAGAAAACCGAGCCGACTCTGTTTATCTTCGATGAGCCTACAACAGGACTTCACTTTCACGACGTAAAAACTTTATTGAAAGCATTCGACTCGTTGATTGCAAGAGGTCATACTGTAATAATCATCGAGCATAATATGGATGTCATCAAATGTGCCGATCATATTATCGACATAGGTCCCGAAGGCGGAAAAGAAGGTGGAAATGTGGTTTGTGAAGGTACACCTAAACAAATAGCGAAATGTGCCAAGTCGCATACAGGTCATTTCCTGAAAGATAAGTTGAATGTAGGATAGGGTTGTGTTGATTTTATAAAAATCAAACCTCTTTGTCCTTTAATAATATTCTAAATCCTAAGAAATGGGAAAAAAGAAAAATCTAAATGGAATTCCTAACAGTCTAATACAGCAGTATTTCAGTACACTATTTTACTGTGAAAAGGGATACATGGCAGATTGGATCTGGAATGCTGCTGACGAAAAAAATGTAAAGGATATTCAGATTGACATTATAAATCAAAAAGTATTTCCTAAAGAACTCCAAATAACGCAGATCACAAGTCAATTACGTTTTCTACAGCAAACGATTAAGAAAGAATTGATAAACAATGGATTTCCTGACGACTTTATCGTGAAAGCGGTCTTTGAAATTTATATCTCACCGGAAAATAAAGTTCGGAAAATTTTCGGATGTTTAGCTATATTGGAAGACAGAGATGGGAATGTATATAGAAGCCGACCATACGCTGAAATGGCATATGGAAATAATTTTCAAGTGTATAAGCCAACTTTATCAGAGAGGTTAAGTAGAATTTATTTACAAATAAAATCGAAGTAGGATTGATGATATATCGGATATTTCTTGAAAGATAAATTAATTAATTAACAAGCAGATAAATCTAGTTTATTCGTCACCTATTCCTTACAACCGTCCTTTTGATTTATGGTATGCAATAAGTCCGTTAATCGGATTATCGTGTATGAAGTCTATCTTAACACCTAATTCCTTGGCAATTTCTTTAAGTAGCTTAGCATACATATTGGCTAATGATCCCACAAAACGTACAGGGTAATTCTTATAATCGTATTGCAGAATATTTCTCACGAAAAACGATTTCAAATTCTGATAAACTAAATCTTTCACATAAGGATGTTCGAGATGCTCATAAAGAAAGAGCGAAAGCACCGAAAGCAGTT encodes:
- a CDS encoding GlsB/YeaQ/YmgE family stress response membrane protein is translated as MGFIWSIIIGIIAGFAAGKIFKGKGFGLIVNLIVGIIGGVLGGWLFILLGISANGIIGNLVMSTVGALLLLWIISLFKRE
- the uvrA gene encoding excinuclease ABC subunit UvrA encodes the protein MSEEKNILIKGARVNNLKNIDVEIPRNKFVVITGLSGSGKSSLAFDTLYAEGQRRYVESLSSYARQFLGRMNKPECDYIKGIPPAIAIEQKVSSRNPRSTVGTSTEIYEYLRLLFARIGKTISPISGEIVKKHQVKDITDKMLTYPEGTRLVVLSKIILRENRKMEEQLDILQKEGFSRVESKGEFIRIDELLKSKEVLDPSQVLLVIDRLSTSADKATLNRFSESVETAFFEGEGECIIKYYTESGIESYDYSKRFEADGVQFEEPTDMMFSFNSPVGACPHCEGFGLVLGIDEDLVIPNKGLSVYDDAVFCWKGEKMSEWKNEFIHSTASRDFPIHRPYFKLTEKDKDLLWHGAPGVMGIDAFFKMLEENQYKIQYRVMLARYRGKTTCPTCKGSRLKPQALYVKIGGSSIADLVLMPVSELKIFFDQLELDETDAAVGKRLLTEIRSRIQFLLNVGLGYLTLNRLSNSLSGGESQRINLATSLGSSLVGSLYILDEPSIGLHSRDTDLLIKVLRDLQGLGNTVVVVEHDEEIIRAADYIIDIGPQAGRLGGELVYQGSLANLDKNSNSHTVRYLNGEETIAVPAKTRKWNNFIEIKGARQNNLQNVDVKFPLNVMTVVTGVSGSGKSSLVCDVFYNALQKHYKGSSDRIVQFNELVGDLKMIKNVEMVDQNPIGRSSRSNPVTYIKAYDEIRKLFADQQLSKQMSFTPAFFSFNVEGGRCEECKGDGKTTIEMQFMADITLECEACKGKRFKQEILEVEYRGSSIYDVLEMTVDQAIEFFEEGKGSTEKKIVKRLKTLQEVGLGYIKMGQASSTLSGGENQRVKLASYLGEEKTEPTLFIFDEPTTGLHFHDVKTLLKAFDSLIARGHTVIIIEHNMDVIKCADHIIDIGPEGGKEGGNVVCEGTPKQIAKCAKSHTGHFLKDKLNVG